Proteins co-encoded in one endosymbiont 'TC1' of Trimyema compressum genomic window:
- a CDS encoding TIGR03960 family B12-binding radical SAM protein has translation MKQDNLKNKIEKKLLPKVEKPGRYIGGEWHSTDKSFKETKCQMAFCFPDVYEIGMSHLGMQILYGLINEETDFLMERVFCPWPDMASLMEAESIPLFSLESYTPLAQFPIVGFTLQYEMSYTNILKMLSLGNIPVTRAERKKGIYPIIIGGGPCAVNPEPISDFFDLFLIGDGEELLPQILEAGAAFLKEGFIEDREGFFKAIAHLDGVYIPEWYEAQYENSVYKGTFPTNNEANEKIRKAIVKNLNQAYFPTKPVVPFVDAVHDRMMLEVLRGCTHGCRFCQAGMIYRPVREKTIKTLMEQAHQLALNTGYDDISLTSLSTADYTGVEPLVSQLMADFEKEKISVSLPSLRVDTFSINLAKMIQTVRKTGFTFAPEAGTQKMQDVINKGVTEEDLIETATGAFKAGWKRIKLYFMIGLPEETDKDIIGIAELGKKILALGKSLGVRGLTITVSVASFVPKPFTPFQWFGQNSQSELERKQRLLREHIQGKGLKFNYHSAPLSVLEGMLARGDRRLNKLLLKLHENDCYLDSWDEWFKQDAWNEALAETGINITEYSEHFFAKEEPLYWDHINIGVAKDYLWKEYKNAKKETLTRDCRKGCTGCSLCNEEEGLKLDLKGAYRG, from the coding sequence GTGAAGCAAGATAATTTAAAAAATAAAATTGAAAAAAAACTGTTGCCAAAGGTTGAAAAGCCAGGTCGCTATATTGGTGGTGAGTGGCACAGTACAGATAAAAGTTTTAAGGAAACAAAATGTCAAATGGCATTTTGTTTTCCTGATGTTTACGAGATTGGAATGTCTCACTTAGGGATGCAAATACTTTATGGCTTAATTAACGAAGAAACAGATTTTTTAATGGAACGGGTATTCTGTCCTTGGCCTGATATGGCCTCTTTAATGGAAGCTGAAAGTATACCACTTTTTTCTTTAGAATCTTATACACCTTTAGCTCAATTTCCTATTGTGGGATTTACTTTGCAATATGAGATGAGCTATACTAATATTCTTAAAATGTTGTCATTAGGCAATATTCCAGTGACAAGAGCAGAACGAAAGAAGGGGATTTATCCAATAATTATTGGAGGAGGACCTTGTGCTGTAAATCCAGAGCCAATTAGTGATTTTTTTGATCTTTTTTTAATTGGTGACGGAGAAGAACTTTTACCTCAAATTTTAGAAGCAGGAGCAGCCTTTTTAAAAGAAGGCTTTATTGAGGACCGAGAAGGTTTTTTTAAGGCAATTGCTCATTTAGATGGTGTTTATATTCCAGAGTGGTATGAGGCTCAATATGAAAATAGTGTTTATAAAGGTACTTTTCCTACTAATAATGAAGCTAATGAAAAAATTAGGAAAGCTATTGTTAAAAATCTAAATCAAGCCTACTTCCCTACAAAGCCTGTAGTTCCTTTTGTAGATGCTGTTCATGATAGAATGATGCTTGAAGTACTAAGAGGTTGTACTCATGGTTGTCGTTTTTGTCAAGCTGGCATGATTTATAGACCAGTAAGAGAAAAAACAATAAAAACTTTAATGGAACAGGCCCATCAATTAGCCCTTAATACAGGCTATGACGATATTTCCTTAACATCCTTGAGTACGGCTGATTATACAGGTGTAGAACCTTTAGTAAGTCAGCTAATGGCTGATTTTGAGAAAGAGAAAATAAGTGTTTCTTTACCATCATTAAGAGTGGATACATTTTCAATTAATTTAGCAAAAATGATACAGACTGTTCGTAAAACAGGCTTTACTTTTGCGCCAGAAGCCGGGACTCAGAAAATGCAAGATGTAATTAATAAAGGGGTTACAGAAGAAGATTTAATTGAAACAGCTACAGGTGCTTTTAAGGCTGGCTGGAAAAGAATTAAGCTTTATTTTATGATTGGGTTACCTGAGGAAACTGACAAAGATATAATAGGGATTGCTGAATTAGGTAAAAAAATTCTTGCATTAGGAAAAAGTTTAGGAGTTAGAGGATTGACGATTACTGTTAGTGTAGCTTCTTTTGTACCAAAGCCATTTACACCATTTCAGTGGTTTGGCCAAAACAGTCAATCTGAGCTGGAGAGAAAACAGAGACTACTTCGAGAGCATATTCAGGGAAAAGGTCTTAAATTTAACTATCATAGTGCGCCTTTAAGTGTTTTAGAAGGTATGTTAGCTAGAGGGGATAGACGATTGAATAAGCTATTGTTAAAACTTCATGAAAATGATTGCTACCTTGACAGTTGGGATGAGTGGTTTAAGCAAGATGCATGGAATGAGGCATTAGCAGAAACTGGAATTAATATTACAGAATATAGTGAACATTTTTTTGCTAAGGAGGAGCCTTTATACTGGGACCATATTAATATAGGCGTTGCCAAGGACTATTTGTGGAAAGAGTATAAAAATGCAAAAAAAGAAACTCTAACAAGAGATTGTAGAAAAGGATGTACAGGCTGTAGTCTTTGTAATGAAGAGGAAGGCTTAAAATTAGATTTAAAAGGAGCATACCGTGGTTAA
- the rpmA gene encoding 50S ribosomal protein L27, with translation MFKLNLQLFAHKKGQGSSRNGRDSNAQRLGVKRGDGCVVKAGNILVRQRGTKIHPGNNVGLGKDDTLFALIDGVVRFERKGRDKKQASIYAVQ, from the coding sequence ATGTTTAAATTAAACCTTCAACTATTCGCTCACAAAAAGGGGCAAGGTAGTTCAAGAAACGGTCGTGACAGTAATGCCCAAAGATTAGGTGTTAAAAGAGGCGACGGCTGTGTTGTCAAGGCAGGGAATATTTTGGTACGCCAAAGAGGAACTAAAATTCACCCAGGCAATAACGTAGGATTAGGCAAAGATGACACTTTGTTTGCATTAATAGATGGTGTTGTGCGTTTTGAAAGAAAAGGCAGAGATAAAAAACAAGCCAGCATATATGCAGTCCAATAA
- a CDS encoding LiaF transmembrane domain-containing protein, whose translation MASKVFWGLIFIAAGVIIALDLFNIVPFNQGFLGVILPVIFIIYGIFNIIQNKKIFFGGFTIVLSLIFLLGNWFVYFWKILFPAILILLGLQIIFGKKTNYNSNCDNQNNDNSNNNK comes from the coding sequence ATGGCATCAAAAGTATTTTGGGGACTGATTTTTATTGCAGCAGGTGTAATTATAGCATTAGACTTATTTAATATTGTACCTTTTAATCAAGGCTTTTTAGGGGTTATACTTCCTGTGATATTTATCATTTATGGTATTTTTAATATTATTCAAAATAAGAAAATTTTCTTTGGTGGATTCACTATTGTTTTATCACTTATTTTCTTATTAGGTAATTGGTTTGTCTATTTCTGGAAAATTTTATTTCCAGCAATTCTAATTCTCTTAGGACTCCAGATTATTTTCGGCAAAAAGACTAATTACAATAGTAATTGTGATAACCAAAACAACGATAATAGCAACAATAATAAATAA
- a CDS encoding penicillin-binding transpeptidase domain-containing protein yields the protein MNKKKDNEGNVHGYLIFIAVVFLILIGRLFQVQVINGANYQTQSSNNTLRLIDIPAKRGDIIDRNNEPLAVSRPMASIAIDINAPKDDYEKTIYNLSELLKPLGFDEEKIRKKIEDKGATGAYGVIEIVKVPYDQGDGMQIISKIYERAAILPAAKVQIIPTRYYPQESVLGVTLGYVGAINQEEYEKNKSIYKQTDSIGKMGLEKSLEQFKKEGTDLRGLYGIKGTQEVEVDMEGKTIKTKGEINPSKSGDNFQLTIDLRLQKALETALDEQIKISQGSNPKAGSGSAVIMDVKTGEILAMASKPYFDPNDFVNGLSEDKADYYIRSLQTPMVNKVLNTPYPPGSAFKMTTALAGLTYGNLTPNSQFTCNGKFWEPPYIPCTGVHGTINLETALKVSCNVYFQAVSQQTGIDNISKTARQLGLGVDTGFTDMSGVSKGFLPTPDSKSAYEKEYLEGIKENLNGAAADKIVAINQNSNLSEAEKRKQIEAVEGERDETISAATSNYEWAKSWYPYDTYNLSIGQGMNNYTVLQLGQYVSTIANGGTRYKPILVKKAVTGAGEVAEVAYEAQPTVLNKLEVAKADLDSIKAGMYQVTQSGGTAGSVFSDYSIPVAAKTGTAETGRATDNAKTDYYGVFVAFAPYDNPQIAIAVIVEYGKGSSTSAAWVAKGAFDAYFNK from the coding sequence ATGAACAAAAAAAAAGATAATGAAGGTAATGTTCATGGCTATTTAATTTTTATTGCTGTTGTGTTCCTCATTTTAATAGGTCGTTTATTTCAAGTCCAAGTTATTAATGGCGCGAATTATCAGACTCAATCATCAAATAATACACTGAGATTAATTGATATTCCAGCTAAACGAGGAGATATTATAGATCGCAATAATGAACCTTTAGCAGTTAGTAGGCCAATGGCTTCAATAGCAATAGACATTAATGCTCCAAAAGACGACTATGAAAAAACCATCTATAACTTAAGCGAATTACTTAAACCTTTAGGTTTTGATGAAGAAAAAATAAGAAAGAAAATTGAAGACAAAGGTGCCACTGGCGCTTATGGTGTAATAGAGATTGTGAAAGTGCCTTATGACCAAGGGGATGGCATGCAAATTATTAGTAAAATCTATGAGAGAGCTGCCATTTTGCCGGCAGCGAAAGTGCAAATAATACCTACCCGCTATTATCCTCAAGAAAGTGTTTTAGGAGTAACCTTAGGTTATGTTGGGGCCATTAACCAAGAAGAGTATGAAAAAAATAAAAGTATTTACAAGCAAACTGATTCAATTGGTAAAATGGGACTGGAAAAGTCTCTAGAGCAATTTAAAAAAGAAGGTACTGATTTAAGAGGGCTTTATGGTATTAAGGGAACTCAAGAAGTGGAAGTTGATATGGAGGGGAAAACCATTAAAACCAAAGGGGAAATCAATCCTTCTAAGTCAGGTGATAATTTTCAATTGACTATTGATTTAAGGTTGCAAAAAGCATTAGAAACAGCTTTAGATGAGCAAATTAAGATTAGCCAAGGTTCAAATCCTAAAGCAGGCAGTGGCTCAGCAGTAATAATGGATGTTAAAACTGGGGAAATTTTAGCTATGGCCTCAAAACCTTATTTTGATCCTAATGACTTTGTTAATGGTTTAAGTGAAGATAAAGCCGATTATTATATTAGAAGTTTACAAACACCTATGGTGAACAAAGTTTTAAATACACCTTACCCACCTGGTTCTGCATTTAAAATGACTACTGCTCTTGCTGGATTAACTTATGGTAATTTAACACCAAACTCTCAATTTACTTGTAACGGTAAATTTTGGGAACCGCCTTATATTCCGTGTACAGGTGTTCATGGAACCATTAATCTTGAAACAGCTTTGAAAGTATCATGTAATGTTTATTTTCAAGCAGTATCTCAGCAAACTGGAATAGATAATATTTCTAAAACAGCAAGACAATTAGGCTTAGGTGTTGATACTGGATTTACAGATATGTCAGGTGTATCAAAAGGATTTTTGCCAACACCAGATTCTAAATCTGCTTATGAAAAAGAGTATTTAGAAGGCATTAAGGAAAATTTAAATGGTGCTGCAGCTGATAAAATTGTTGCAATTAATCAAAATAGTAACTTAAGTGAAGCTGAAAAACGAAAACAAATTGAAGCAGTTGAAGGGGAAAGAGATGAGACTATTAGTGCCGCCACATCTAATTATGAATGGGCAAAAAGTTGGTATCCTTATGATACATATAATTTATCAATTGGACAAGGTATGAATAACTATACCGTATTACAATTGGGTCAATATGTTTCAACTATTGCCAATGGCGGAACCCGCTATAAACCTATATTAGTTAAAAAAGCTGTAACTGGTGCCGGAGAAGTTGCCGAAGTTGCCTATGAAGCTCAGCCAACAGTATTAAATAAATTAGAAGTAGCTAAGGCTGATTTAGATTCTATTAAGGCAGGTATGTATCAAGTAACTCAATCTGGTGGTACAGCTGGGTCGGTATTTAGTGACTATAGTATTCCTGTTGCAGCTAAAACAGGGACAGCTGAGACCGGAAGAGCAACGGATAATGCGAAAACAGACTATTATGGCGTTTTTGTTGCTTTTGCGCCTTATGATAATCCGCAAATTGCTATTGCAGTTATTGTAGAATATGGTAAGGGTAGTTCAACCTCGGCGGCTTGGGTTGCTAAAGGAGCATTTGACGCTTACTTTAATAAATAA
- the proB gene encoding glutamate 5-kinase: MIVEFQRDIKRIIVKVGTSTLTYKTGEINIDRMEQLVRGIDDLSNRGYEVLLVSSGAVGAGVGRLHLKKRPDTLPKKQAVAAIGQVVLMHMYEKLFAEYGKTVAQILLTKEDFSIRKRNLNAKNTLSTLLQMGVIPIINENDTVAVDEMKVGDNDHIAALVSSLIDGDLLVLLSDIDGFYTENPTTSCNAKLYETIDKITPQIVEAAGAKGSLLGTGGMATKIQAAKIAMAAGVYMVIGNGEKKGLLSDIVNRRFEGTLFIPQNKKIHTKKKWLLLSSRPKGSLVVDNGAADALVNKGKSLLATGIAEVVGDFDDDMVVSILNTNGNEIGRGIVLYDSNAIRKVKGLRTKEMARLLGEEYIYETIIHRDNMSVRKG; the protein is encoded by the coding sequence ATGATTGTAGAGTTTCAGAGGGATATCAAAAGGATTATAGTAAAAGTTGGAACCAGTACATTAACCTATAAAACAGGGGAAATCAATATTGATAGAATGGAACAATTAGTGCGAGGCATTGATGATTTAAGCAATAGAGGGTATGAAGTTCTATTAGTTTCTTCTGGAGCAGTTGGTGCTGGTGTTGGTCGTTTACACCTTAAAAAAAGACCTGACACACTACCTAAAAAGCAGGCTGTTGCAGCTATCGGTCAAGTTGTATTAATGCATATGTATGAGAAATTATTTGCTGAATATGGTAAAACCGTGGCTCAAATTCTTTTAACTAAAGAAGACTTTTCTATTAGGAAGAGAAATTTAAATGCTAAAAATACACTATCAACATTATTGCAGATGGGTGTAATTCCTATTATTAATGAAAATGATACAGTTGCTGTTGATGAAATGAAAGTTGGAGATAATGATCATATAGCAGCATTAGTATCCTCTTTAATTGATGGAGATTTACTGGTATTATTATCGGATATTGATGGTTTTTATACTGAAAATCCAACAACGTCCTGTAATGCAAAATTATATGAAACTATTGATAAGATAACGCCTCAAATTGTAGAAGCAGCTGGGGCCAAAGGTTCTTTATTAGGAACAGGAGGCATGGCAACTAAGATTCAAGCAGCAAAAATTGCTATGGCTGCTGGTGTTTATATGGTTATTGGCAATGGAGAAAAAAAAGGACTCTTGTCTGATATTGTTAATAGACGCTTTGAGGGAACACTTTTTATTCCCCAGAATAAAAAGATCCATACAAAAAAGAAGTGGTTGCTTTTATCATCTAGACCTAAAGGGAGTCTTGTAGTTGATAATGGTGCTGCAGATGCATTAGTAAATAAAGGGAAAAGTTTACTGGCTACTGGAATAGCAGAAGTTGTTGGTGATTTTGATGATGATATGGTAGTTAGTATTTTAAATACAAATGGAAATGAAATAGGCAGAGGCATTGTGCTTTACGATAGCAATGCTATTAGAAAAGTTAAAGGACTGAGAACTAAAGAAATGGCTCGTCTATTAGGAGAAGAATATATTTACGAAACAATTATCCACAGAGATAATATGTCTGTAAGAAAGGGTTAG
- a CDS encoding ribosomal-processing cysteine protease Prp — protein MNSIVIYKDKQGNWCGFESCGHIGEYDEEAGQYSLVCCALSMHLQTIAYSLEKHMDLVKLIRDDEAGYLKVIFKGDSPLLLGIETVFLNGLTLLKEDYKKYLKVHEEEVEYHV, from the coding sequence ATGAATAGTATTGTAATCTATAAGGATAAACAGGGTAATTGGTGTGGTTTTGAAAGTTGTGGTCACATTGGTGAATATGATGAAGAAGCAGGTCAATACAGTTTAGTCTGTTGTGCCTTATCTATGCATTTACAGACAATTGCTTATTCTTTGGAGAAGCATATGGATTTAGTCAAGTTAATAAGAGATGATGAGGCAGGTTATTTAAAAGTGATTTTTAAAGGAGATTCTCCTTTATTGCTAGGCATTGAAACTGTATTTTTAAATGGCTTAACCTTACTTAAAGAAGATTATAAGAAATATCTTAAGGTCCACGAAGAGGAGGTGGAGTATCATGTTTAA
- the sugE gene encoding quaternary ammonium compound efflux SMR transporter SugE — protein sequence MSWLILLIAGIFEVVWATGLKFSEGFKKLIPPIITIATMVVSVVLLSFAMKTLPLGTAYAVWTGIGAIGTVIFGIFVFKEPATIPRLTFVAFILVGIIGLKITSGS from the coding sequence ATGAGTTGGCTTATTTTATTAATAGCAGGAATCTTTGAAGTAGTTTGGGCAACAGGACTTAAATTTTCAGAAGGCTTTAAAAAGCTAATTCCCCCTATCATTACTATTGCAACAATGGTTGTTAGTGTCGTTTTACTATCTTTTGCAATGAAAACACTACCTTTAGGGACTGCTTATGCAGTTTGGACTGGTATTGGTGCAATTGGTACAGTAATTTTTGGTATTTTTGTATTTAAAGAACCAGCAACTATACCAAGATTAACATTTGTTGCTTTTATATTAGTAGGCATTATTGGTTTAAAAATAACTTCTGGAAGTTAG
- the rplU gene encoding 50S ribosomal protein L21, with translation MYAVIENGGKQYKVSEGDVLRLEKIETKVGSLVEDSKVLLVSDGKETKIGTPVVDGAKVTLKVTDHGKGEKIIVYKMKPKKGYRRKQGHRQPYTEVTVEKIQG, from the coding sequence ATGTACGCAGTAATAGAAAATGGCGGTAAGCAATATAAAGTTTCTGAAGGCGATGTTTTACGTCTTGAGAAAATCGAAACTAAAGTTGGTTCTTTAGTAGAGGATTCTAAAGTGTTGCTTGTTAGCGATGGAAAAGAAACAAAAATTGGTACACCAGTTGTTGATGGTGCAAAAGTTACTTTAAAGGTAACCGATCATGGCAAAGGTGAGAAAATTATTGTTTATAAAATGAAACCCAAAAAAGGCTACAGAAGAAAGCAAGGTCATAGACAACCTTATACTGAAGTAACTGTAGAGAAAATTCAAGGCTAA
- the obgE gene encoding GTPase ObgE, with protein sequence MFYDKVRIFIKGGYGGNGMVSFRREKYVPEGGPSGGDGGLGGSVFLVGDKGATTMIDFKYKKHHKAAKGENGKTSNMHGRNGQNLYLKVPLGTIVKDELGNVLADIIEDGQEVCVAAGGRGGRGNARFMSNKNKAPRMAENGEPGDEKTIYLELKLLADAGIAGYPNAGKSTLISSVSNARPKIGDYPFTTLNPHLGVVSLGDKSFVLADIPGLIDGASEGIGLGHQFLKHLERTKVIVHLLDAGGFDEERDLFEDYTNINKELALFNEALGRKKQIIAVNKIDASGAEEKAEIFIKKLRESGVEDPVFKISAVTRQGLEPFLYEVLKWVKEIEAPIIATVNHKITQLEDDLISVEIEPLTGIFILKGYAVDRAFKMAYLASDEGIRHFHQQLVRIGAIELLKEKGVQAGDAVRIGKTEFDYVD encoded by the coding sequence ATGTTTTATGATAAAGTAAGAATATTTATAAAAGGCGGTTACGGCGGTAATGGCATGGTCTCTTTTCGAAGAGAGAAATATGTTCCTGAAGGAGGACCTAGTGGCGGTGATGGTGGTCTTGGAGGATCAGTTTTTTTAGTTGGGGATAAAGGCGCTACTACTATGATTGACTTTAAATATAAGAAACATCATAAAGCAGCAAAAGGGGAAAATGGTAAAACCAGTAATATGCATGGTAGAAATGGACAAAACCTCTATTTGAAAGTACCATTAGGCACTATTGTAAAAGATGAATTAGGAAATGTATTGGCGGATATTATTGAAGATGGCCAAGAGGTGTGTGTGGCTGCTGGCGGCCGAGGTGGCCGAGGCAATGCCCGTTTTATGTCCAATAAAAACAAGGCTCCGAGAATGGCTGAAAATGGTGAGCCAGGAGATGAAAAAACGATTTATCTCGAATTAAAACTACTGGCGGATGCTGGGATAGCAGGTTATCCTAATGCAGGAAAATCAACTTTAATCAGTAGCGTTTCCAATGCTAGACCAAAGATTGGAGACTATCCTTTTACAACCCTTAATCCACATTTAGGCGTTGTTTCATTAGGCGATAAAAGTTTTGTTTTAGCTGATATTCCTGGCTTAATTGATGGCGCAAGTGAAGGGATTGGTTTAGGACATCAGTTTCTTAAACATTTAGAAAGAACTAAAGTTATTGTTCATCTTCTCGATGCTGGCGGCTTTGATGAGGAAAGAGATTTATTTGAAGATTACACAAACATTAATAAGGAGCTAGCACTTTTCAATGAAGCATTAGGAAGGAAAAAGCAAATTATTGCTGTTAATAAAATAGATGCATCAGGTGCGGAAGAAAAAGCTGAGATATTTATCAAGAAACTTAGAGAATCAGGGGTAGAGGATCCCGTATTTAAAATATCGGCTGTTACTCGACAGGGTTTAGAACCATTTTTATATGAAGTATTAAAATGGGTTAAAGAAATTGAAGCACCAATCATTGCAACTGTAAACCATAAAATTACCCAGTTGGAAGATGATTTGATTTCGGTAGAAATTGAGCCATTAACAGGTATTTTTATTCTTAAAGGATATGCTGTAGATCGTGCTTTTAAAATGGCTTACTTAGCCAGTGATGAAGGCATCAGGCATTTTCATCAACAGTTAGTGCGAATTGGTGCCATTGAATTATTAAAAGAAAAAGGTGTTCAAGCTGGAGATGCAGTTAGAATTGGTAAAACAGAATTTGATTATGTAGACTAA
- a CDS encoding YhbY family RNA-binding protein has protein sequence MSEAVIKEVSQSIDSLDLVKVRVGKNGAEDIKKVGADLAEEVKAELVQVIGRNCLLFK, from the coding sequence TTGTCAGAAGCAGTTATTAAAGAAGTATCTCAGTCCATAGATTCTCTAGATCTAGTGAAGGTTAGAGTTGGTAAAAATGGGGCTGAAGATATTAAAAAAGTAGGAGCTGACCTTGCTGAAGAAGTAAAGGCTGAATTGGTGCAGGTGATTGGAAGAAACTGTTTATTATTTAAGTAA
- the rodA gene encoding rod shape-determining protein RodA, translated as MNRDLWKKTDWIFFGLTMLLVAMGFALIFSSAKGLAEDANLIIIKSIFFLIVGLIIIFIVGSVDYLKYMEMEKLLYAIMMIMLLAVLVFGQDINGAKSWFSLGVFGIQPAEFSKILLILCLGGFFNRNFDNLNTWTQMFKAFLYILPPFALIMLQPDLGTAMVYIFVVFGMLFFSNANKKIVCIILFSGLGLIVGWLALHLIFGVPIPLAEYQIQRFTVFLDPYNDGKNGLGAGYNIVQALIASGSGGLFGKGFGNAAQINFLPEHHTDFAFSVIGEEFGFIGGVVLLVIYFFFLLKALSIAHECLNHYGFIVIIGFVSMFMFHIVENIGMNISLMPVTGIPLPFISYGGSNLWTNLMACGIIISISMRRTKEIF; from the coding sequence ATGAATAGAGACTTATGGAAAAAAACAGACTGGATTTTTTTTGGTCTAACAATGCTTTTAGTTGCAATGGGTTTTGCACTAATATTTTCTTCAGCTAAAGGTTTAGCTGAAGATGCTAACTTAATTATTATTAAATCCATCTTTTTTCTGATAGTTGGACTGATTATTATTTTTATAGTAGGTTCAGTTGATTATTTAAAATACATGGAAATGGAAAAACTTTTATATGCTATTATGATGATTATGCTGTTAGCTGTCTTGGTTTTTGGACAGGATATTAATGGAGCAAAAAGCTGGTTTTCATTAGGTGTATTCGGTATCCAACCTGCGGAGTTTAGTAAGATTCTTTTGATTTTGTGTCTTGGGGGATTTTTTAATAGAAATTTTGATAATCTCAATACCTGGACACAAATGTTTAAAGCTTTCCTTTATATATTGCCACCTTTTGCATTGATTATGCTTCAGCCTGATTTAGGGACTGCAATGGTCTATATTTTTGTTGTTTTTGGGATGTTGTTTTTTTCAAATGCGAATAAAAAAATTGTTTGTATTATTTTATTCAGTGGATTAGGATTAATTGTAGGTTGGTTAGCACTACACTTGATTTTTGGAGTGCCTATTCCTTTAGCAGAATACCAAATACAGAGATTCACTGTATTTTTAGACCCATATAATGATGGTAAAAACGGATTAGGAGCAGGCTATAATATTGTTCAAGCGCTTATTGCATCTGGTTCAGGTGGCCTTTTTGGCAAAGGTTTTGGCAATGCCGCTCAGATTAATTTTTTGCCTGAGCATCATACAGACTTTGCTTTTTCAGTTATTGGTGAAGAATTTGGATTTATTGGCGGGGTTGTTCTCTTGGTCATTTATTTCTTCTTTCTTTTAAAGGCTTTGTCTATTGCTCATGAATGTTTAAATCACTATGGTTTTATTGTAATTATTGGTTTTGTTAGTATGTTTATGTTCCATATTGTTGAGAATATAGGTATGAACATTAGTTTAATGCCTGTAACAGGTATTCCGTTGCCCTTCATAAGTTATGGAGGTAGTAATTTATGGACAAATTTAATGGCCTGCGGTATTATTATCAGTATTAGTATGCGGCGAACCAAGGAGATATTTTAA
- a CDS encoding TIGR03936 family radical SAM-associated protein: MVKYIMLFKVEGSLKYLSHLELMKLFRQCFKRGQLPVAFSEGFNPHMKLSFALAKGVGLESEGELLELEVESTLNMKKALKLVNNNLPKGIKVLEIEEKTETNKSLTALLEKAEYDIVFACMDENRNEIMNKIDSFLSHPSILITLKTKKGIRVKEVKEEIITYKLSKKKGIVDLKILTTCGSERTLRIEPLIKTLVQAIGFNGEYTIKRLALYGADKILIHCI, translated from the coding sequence GTGGTTAAGTATATTATGTTATTTAAAGTGGAAGGCTCATTAAAATATTTATCTCATTTAGAGTTAATGAAGTTATTCCGCCAATGTTTTAAAAGAGGTCAACTTCCAGTAGCTTTTAGTGAAGGTTTTAATCCTCATATGAAGCTGTCTTTTGCTTTAGCAAAAGGCGTAGGCCTTGAAAGTGAAGGGGAGTTATTAGAATTAGAAGTTGAATCAACATTAAATATGAAAAAAGCTTTAAAATTGGTTAATAATAATCTGCCTAAAGGTATAAAAGTTTTAGAAATAGAAGAAAAAACTGAAACCAACAAATCATTAACGGCTCTTTTGGAAAAAGCGGAATATGATATTGTTTTTGCTTGTATGGATGAGAACAGAAATGAAATAATGAATAAAATCGATTCATTTTTAAGTCATCCTTCAATTTTAATAACTTTAAAAACAAAAAAAGGCATTAGAGTAAAAGAAGTTAAAGAGGAGATTATAACGTATAAATTAAGTAAGAAAAAGGGCATTGTTGATTTAAAAATTCTCACGACTTGTGGAAGTGAGAGAACGCTTCGTATTGAACCTCTAATTAAAACTTTAGTTCAAGCTATTGGTTTTAATGGAGAGTATACTATAAAGAGGTTGGCTTTATATGGAGCTGATAAAATACTAATCCATTGTATTTAG
- a CDS encoding LiaF domain-containing protein, translating to MTREDSQGDTIYVSSILSGNGKRVVSSHFKGGSVSAYLGGSEVDLTSATIASEGAVIDVNCIMGGIEFKLPAKMKLQNEVTAILGGSDVEGSPSSVTEGSTLIVREVLVLLEALASSIYPSLDITLIVG from the coding sequence ATGACAAGAGAAGATTCTCAAGGAGATACTATTTATGTAAGTTCTATTTTATCAGGTAATGGAAAGCGTGTTGTTTCAAGTCATTTCAAAGGTGGATCTGTTTCAGCTTATTTAGGTGGATCTGAGGTAGACTTAACAAGTGCTACTATAGCTTCTGAAGGTGCAGTTATTGATGTTAATTGTATTATGGGTGGTATTGAATTTAAATTACCTGCTAAAATGAAGTTGCAAAATGAGGTGACTGCAATTTTAGGCGGTTCTGATGTTGAAGGAAGTCCTTCATCTGTCACTGAAGGTTCTACACTAATTGTAAGAGAGGTACTTGTGCTTTTGGAGGCATTAGCTTCAAGTATATATCCTAGCCTTGACATTACCCTAATAGTGGGTTAA